Genomic segment of Ralstonia pickettii:
CTGGCTCAAGACGGCACAAGCCATCACGCTCAACCACTGTCGAACCGCCAAAAGGCAGTTGTTGATTGACATCTCTGAATTAGCCCATCGTGATTCTAAGACTGGCATTCAGCGGGTAGTTCGTAGCGTTCTGGCGGAGTTACTTATTAATCCGCCACCAGATTTCAGTGTCGAGCCGGTTTATGCCACTCAGCATGAACCCGGCTATCGCTACGCAAGGCAATTTTTGGCGCAGTTCCTGAGCAAACCAAGCCCAGAGCTGGCAGATGACCCTATAGAAGTGTCCAGCGGAGACATATTTCTTGGCCTCGATTTGCAACATCACGTCGTCTTACAACAGGCGCCGTTTTATGCCCATTTGAAGCGCGCTGGCGTACAGGTGCACTTTGTCATTTATGACCTGCTGCCCGTATTGATGCCTCATGTGTTCCCGGAAGGTACGTCTGATATTCACGACAGATGGCTACGTGTGCTCGCCCAAGGCGATGGCGTGCAGTGCATCTCGCGTGCAGTTGCAGACGAGATGGCCGAATGGCTCAGTGTAAACGGTCCAGAGCGCTTACGCCCCTTCAAGCTTGGCTGGTTCCATTTGGGAGCGGATGTAGCGCGGTCTGTTCCCACCAAAGGTCTACCGGCTACCGCTGACGATGTGTTAGACACCCTTGCACACCGCCCCGCTTTCTTGATGGTGGGAACTATCGAGCCGCGCAAGGGGCAATTGCAAACACTGGCTGCATTTGAGCGCCTTTGGAGCGAGGGCGTGGATGTCAACCTGGTGATGGTTGGAAAGCACGGCTGGAATGTCGACTTACTGGTTGAAATGCTCCATAACCATGCCGAGCGCAATCGACGCTTGTTCTGGTTGGACGGCGTCAGTGACGAATACCTCGAAAAAATCTACGCGGCTTCCGACTGCTTGATCGCCGCCTCGGAAGGCGAAGGTTTTGGCCTGCCACTTATCGAGGCTGCCCAACATAAATTGCCGATAATAGCTCGTGATATACCGGTCTTCCGAGAGGTGGCTGGGAATCATGCTTTGTACTTTTCGGGCGCAACGCCGGATACCCTAGCCAATGCCGTGAAAGAGTGGCTCACGCTGGACAAGGCCGGTGCAGCTCCCCAGTCGAATGCCATGCCTTGGCTGACCTGGAAACAAAGCACACAGAACCTGCTGGATATCATTCTTCGTGGGCACTGGTATCGACAGTGGCTGCCCGACGGTGTGCACCGCTTCGCAGGCAGCGACAGCCGACTGGGTACGCAGGTAGGTAAGCGTGCCGGGCGTGAAATGGTGAGCACGCGTAAAGCAGGGTACCTGATCTTTGGACCGTATCTTTCTCTAGCCAGCGGTCACTATCGGGTGGTGATTCGCGGGGAACTTGGAGGCACCGCCGAGGCCCGCATGGATGTCGCAGTTGATCAAGGCCAACGCATCCTTGCCGAGTCTGCACTGCGTGAGCCCGACGCAGGCGGCCATTTGCTTGTGCTACCGATAGAGCTAGATGCACCCTGCACAGATCTCGAGGTCCGGGTATGGGTCAACAGTCGCACTGACTTGAGTATTTCCGTGATTGAGGTTGCCCCTCGGTTGGATAATCAAGAAGAAGATGACGCACACTCGGCAAATGAAAGCGATTCATTAACGAGCGAGCCACTTGCAGCGACCACCGCGCAACAGTTGCGGCACTCCTCCGTGACGGCAGCTTGACAAGAAGGCGGACACAAAGGAAAGCGTTGATTTATCTCAATCTAATTGGTTGCACTTTAAAATCAGGAAAATAAGAATGACTACCGCTATCATCACCGGCATCACTGGCCAAGACGGCGCCTACCTAGCTCAACTGCTCTTGGAAAAAGGTTACACCGTCTACGGCACGTACCGCCGCACCAGTTCCGTCAATTTCTGGCGAGTCGAGGAACTGGGCGTAGATAAGCACCCGAACCTACATCTGGTCGAGTACGACCTGACCGATCTGAGCGCCAGCATCCGCCTGCTACAGACGACCAAGGCCACCGAAGTCTATAACCTCGCCGCGCAAAGTTTCGTCGGCGTATCGTTCGACCAGCCCGCCACCACGGCCGAGATCACCGGCATCGGCCCGCTCAACCTGCTCGAAGCAATCCGCATCGTCAACCCGGAGATCCGCTTCTACCAAGCCAGCACCTCCGAGATGTTCGGCAAGGTCCAAGCCATTCCCCAGATCGAGAGCACGCCGTTCTATCCGCGCAGCCCGTATGGCGTGGCCAAGCTGTACGCGCACTGGATTACCGTGAACTACCGCGAGAGCTACAACATCTTCGGCAGCAGCGGCATTCTGTTCAATCACGAGTCGCCGCTGCGTGGCCGTGAGTTCGTGACCCGCAAGATTACCGACAGCCTAGCCAAGATCCATCTGGGCAAGCTGGACGTGCTGGAACTGGGCAACCTCGACGCTAAGCGCGACTGGGGTTTTGCCAAGGAGTACGTTGAGGGTATGTGGCGCATGCTGCAGGCTGACAAGCCAGATACCTACGTGCTGGCCACCAACCGTACAGAAACGGTCCGGGACTTTGTCACGATGGCAGCCAAGGCGGTCGGTACCGAGATCATGTGGGAAGGCCATGCCGAGAACGAAGTCGGCTACGATCGCAAAACAAACAAAGCCATCGTCAAGATCAATCCCAAGTTCTACCGCCCGGCTGAAGTCGAGCTGCTGATCGGCAATCCCGCCAAGGCCCGCGAAGAACTGGGCTGGGAGCCCAAGACGACGCTTGAGCAACTGTGCCAGATGATGGTCGAGGCAGACGTCCGGCGCAATCAGGTAGGCTTCTCGTTCTAAGACATGGCAAAGGTCCTGATTACCGGCGTTCGCGGCTTCACCGGGCAGCACTTGCTCAAGGAGTTGCTGAATGCCGGTCACGAAGTCTGCGGCCTAGCACACACACCGGCGCCCGAGGCGTCGGTGCGTGTGCATGTGTGCGACCTGCTTGACCGCACGGCACTGACGGAGGTGCTCGCCCGAGAGCAGCCCGAGGCGGTGGTGCACCTCGCCGCCATTGCGTTTGTTGCCCATGGCGACGCCCGGGCAATCTACGAGACCAATGTGGTGGGCACCCGCAATCTGCTGGATGCCATCCATACGTCGGGCTGTCGGCCAAAATCCGTACTGCTGGCCAGCAGCGCCAACATCTACGGCAATGCAGACCGCGAGGTGATTGACGAGTCCACTCCCGCTGCGCCTGCCAATGACTACGCGGTCAGCAAGCTGGCCATGGAGTACATGGCCAGGCTGTGGGAAGACAAGCTGCCAATCACCATCGTGAGGCCGTTCAACTACACAGGTGTCGGACAGTCGCCCAACTTCCTGCTGCCGAAGATCGTCTCCCACTTCCGCGAGCGCAAGCCTGTCCTAGAACTGGGGAATCTGCACGTCGTCCGCGATTTCTCCGATGTGCGCAGCGTTGTGGCCGCCTATGGGCGCTTGCTCGACGAGCGATTCGCGGGCCAGACCTTCAATGTCTGTTCGGGTACTGGCTATGCGTTGAAGGATGTGCTGGCCATGATGAGCGATCTCGCCGGATACCAGCCGGAGATCAAGGTGAACATGGCCTTTGTACGCGCCAACGAAGTGCACACGCTGATCGGTAGCAACGCCAAGTTGCGTGAGGCCATTGGCGCGCAGCCCACCATTGCGTTGCGCGACACACTGCAGTGGATGCTGGAAGCCGAAGAATGAAGCTGATCCTTGCGGTGGATGCGATCGTGCCACCATTGACGGGCATCGGTCGCTACACGTGGGAACTGGCCAGGCACTACACCCTGCCGCAAATCGGACTGGACCAGGCGCGCTTCTTCTTTGCCGGCCGCTGGGTGAAGGATCCTGCCTCGCTGCTACAGCCTGCCACAGCGCAGCCGCGTCGGCGCAAAGGCTTGCTGCCCCGCATGCCTGCCAGTTGGCGCCGCTGGAACATGCGGCGCCAAATGCGAAGCCATGTATTTCATTCGCCAAACTATTTCCTTCCCGATGCGGTGGATGGCGGCATCGTCACGGTGCACGACCTGTCCGTATTCAAGTACCCCGAGACCCATCCGGCGGAGCGCTTGCGGCATTTCGAGCAAGGCTTTGCTTCCACACTGAAGCGGGCTGCACATCTGATCACCGATTCCGAGGCGGTTCGTGCAGAGGTGGTGGAATACTTTGGCTGGCCGCGTGACAAGGTCACCGCAATCAGGCTTGGGGTGCCGACCGAATTCGGGCCGCGTCCGCACGCAGAACTGCGTGCGGCGCTAGAGCAGTATGGCTTGGCGCCGGGAGCCTATGCGCTTTGCGTCTCAACACTTGAGCCGCGCAAGCGCGTCGACCGCCTGCTCACTGCCTACGGCACCCTGCCCTCGGCATTGCGCGAGAGCTGTCCGCTTGTGCTGGCAGGCAGCAAGGGCTGGCTGAGCGACGGTTTGCAGGAGCAGATTGTGCGCGGCCAGAGCGAGGGATGGCTGCACTACCTGGGCTTCGTGCCCGAGCCCGTCCTTCCCTTACTGTACGCTGGTGCGCGGGCCTTCCTGTACCCTTCGGTGTATGAAGGCTTCGGCCTTCCCGTATTGGAAGCCCTTGCCAGTGGCGTACCGACGCTGACGTCCGATTGCTCGTCGCTGCCGGAGGTCGCCGACGGCGCCGCTTGGTTGGTGCAGCCGGATGATCACGCCGCGCTGTATGAAGGGATCGCCAAGGTCTTGTCCGACGAAGCATGGCGCGCGCAGGCAGTGGAACGCGGACTGCAAGTGGCCCAGCAGCACAGTTGGGCCCGCTGTGCGGCGGGTACGCTGGAGGTGTGCCGGCAGTTCGCGTGATGGGTGGCGCGATGATGTACCGTGCGGGCGAGGTGTTATCGAACCGCCAGTGAAGTCCGTCTTATCTCATGCTCTTCGCCGAGCTCCTGCGTTTGCAGGGTCACACTGAGCCACTCAGCGAACGGAGCCGACTTTATATGATCAGTGATTTAGTTTCAGAAGATATCAGGGTTTCGATAGGTAAAGGCACCTATGCGTCCTCTCCGCCAATTATCCGCCCACATCATGCGAATAATCGAATAGTCATTGGCAACTATTGCTGCCTCGCGCACGACGTGACTATTTTTGCCGGCGGCAACCATCCCATGGGCTATCTGACAATGCATCCTCTGAAGCTCTATTTGGGTAAGGGATCATTTGAGGACTGGTCCGCCGATTGTGGCGATGACGCTGAAACAACGACAATTGGGAACGATGTATGGATCGGTCATGGTGCAACAATTTTGTCCGGAGTTAAGATCGGAGATGGCGCAGTCATTGGGGCCCATACTGTTGTCGCGAGTGATGTGCCGCCTTACGCCATTGTTGCAGGCAACCCGGCAAAATTAATCAGAAAGCGCTTTAGCGAGCCGCAGATTGAACAACTATTGAAACTCGGTTGGTGGAATTGGCCACGAGAACACATTGAAGAAGCTGCAGAATATCTGTGTTCTGGCGATCTTGATGCACTCTTGGCCTTTGCAGGGGAAAAGCGAGGAGTATCAAGTCCTTGTTCATCCATACACCAGTCTGCAACCTGACATTCATGTGCACGTTGGCGGCGCAAACCTGACCAACGACGGCGAGCTTGTGCAGTGATGCAATGCATGTCGCTGCAGCCGAGAGAGATACCGCTTTGGCCAAAACCAAGACCATGCGAGCTCAACTCGCTTAGCAGGGCAAGGTGGCCAGCAATTTTTTGAGCTGCATGGCACTTTCGGACCACGTGAGCCACGGCATGGACCGGCTATCGGGTGCACTACCCGCCTGTAGCTGATCGAGCCAGCGCGCGAGCACAGGAGCAAGTTCAGCACCTGTGCCGGCGGCAAAATAGCTGGCATGGGCGCCAGCTATTTCCCGAAATACTTCAATATCGCGCACAAGTAGCGGTATGCCATGTTGTGCAGCTTCCACCAGAGGCAGCCCAAAGCCCTCGGCCTCGGACGCCATCACCAGACCATTTGAACGGCAATAGAGGTGGCTCAACTCAGCATCGCCTGCCCGCTCTAGCCAAATCAGGCGTTTACCGGCCTCGGGGTGCTGCCGCAAGCGGGCAGCCATCGCCTCCATATGCCAGCCCGGCTTGCCAACAATGACCAGCTTCACATTCCCACCCTGCTCCCACAGGATGTCCAGCGCGTCCAGCACTTGCGCATGGCCTTTGCGCGGTTCGATCGTCCCCACCATCAAGATGACGGGGCCCGAGCCCTCTTCAAACTGGGCGTACCTGGGGCTTTCTCCCTGGTTGGACGGCAACTGGCTGGCGACCAAATCGGCCCCTAGGTGAAACCACCGCGTTGGCAAAGTGGCCGGCTGCATGCTGTATTGCCGGCGCAGCCAATCATCAGCCTGCTTTGCCACTGATGCCGAGATGCAAAACAATGCATCAGCATGCACAGCCAGCGTCGCCAGCCAGCGCGGGAAGGCCTTGCGTGCAATCGGCGTAAACCAGTCAGGATGCAGTACCGGCAACAGGTCATACACCACGACGGCCAGCTTGACGCCCTGCTGGCGCCAGCGCAGCAGTTCACTCTGCCGCCGGGGCAAAATGCGACTGGTCAGATCCAACCCAAGGAACACGTCGCCTGCAGCGACCTGAACCACCTCACTATCTGAAGAGTCGGAGCGTGGTTGTCCGCTCAGCTTGACAAGATAGTTGTCGGCATAACGATAGCCCTGCTTGCGGGTAGCCTGCACCGGGCGCACGACAAACCCATCGGGAGGCGATTGGAGTACGCACAGCAGCAGTGCCCGCACTACACGCTGTATGCCACTGCCTGCGTCATTGCGGGCGATAATGGATACATCCACCAGCAGTTGCCGTGGTCTACCGTCCGATCCTGGCGCTGCCTTGCTGGCGGTGCGAGACTGGACGGCAACCCGGGCGGCGTTCACCCACCGATGTGGCGACCATTGAGCCAATCGCAGCAACAGGTAGATTTCAAGAAGGCTGCGACGGCGAATCATGAAGTCCTGTCTTGCTGGGCAGGAAAAGAAAAAAACCAACTTAGCCGCAACGCCATCCCCTTAAGCGCAGGGCACGACCAAGTTAGCCAACGCTTTCCTGGTAGAAGGCATATGCGTCGTCGACTTGTTCGAAGGTATGCAGCTTGCCCTGCACCAGGACGGCCGCGCTGTCGCAGTGTTCGCGAATATAGCCGGCGTCATGGCTGACGATGATCAGCGAACGGTCGCGGCGCTTTTCGAATAGTTCGCGGTGGCATTTGCTATGGAACCGGCTATCGCCCACCGCGATGATTTCATCAATCAAAAAGCAGTCGAACTCAATGGCCATGGAAATGGCGAACGCCAGCCTGGCTCGCATGCCTGCCGAATAGGTTTTTACCGGCTCACGCAGGTAGTACCCCAATTCGGAGAACTCTTGCACGAACGGTTCTGCCGCTTTGGCATCGCTGCCGTACACCCGGCAGATGAAGCGCAGATTGTCCATGCC
This window contains:
- the gmd gene encoding GDP-mannose 4,6-dehydratase; this encodes MTTAIITGITGQDGAYLAQLLLEKGYTVYGTYRRTSSVNFWRVEELGVDKHPNLHLVEYDLTDLSASIRLLQTTKATEVYNLAAQSFVGVSFDQPATTAEITGIGPLNLLEAIRIVNPEIRFYQASTSEMFGKVQAIPQIESTPFYPRSPYGVAKLYAHWITVNYRESYNIFGSSGILFNHESPLRGREFVTRKITDSLAKIHLGKLDVLELGNLDAKRDWGFAKEYVEGMWRMLQADKPDTYVLATNRTETVRDFVTMAAKAVGTEIMWEGHAENEVGYDRKTNKAIVKINPKFYRPAEVELLIGNPAKAREELGWEPKTTLEQLCQMMVEADVRRNQVGFSF
- a CDS encoding ABC transporter ATP-binding protein, yielding MIELANLSKIYHTRQGRRTVLDGINLRVAKGEKIGVLGRNGAGKSTMIRMISGAELPSAGKIRRGMSVSWPLAFGGAFQGSLTGMDNLRFICRVYGSDAKAAEPFVQEFSELGYYLREPVKTYSAGMRARLAFAISMAIEFDCFLIDEIIAVGDSRFHSKCHRELFEKRRDRSLIIVSHDAGYIREHCDSAAVLVQGKLHTFEQVDDAYAFYQESVG
- a CDS encoding NAD-dependent epimerase/dehydratase family protein: MAKVLITGVRGFTGQHLLKELLNAGHEVCGLAHTPAPEASVRVHVCDLLDRTALTEVLAREQPEAVVHLAAIAFVAHGDARAIYETNVVGTRNLLDAIHTSGCRPKSVLLASSANIYGNADREVIDESTPAAPANDYAVSKLAMEYMARLWEDKLPITIVRPFNYTGVGQSPNFLLPKIVSHFRERKPVLELGNLHVVRDFSDVRSVVAAYGRLLDERFAGQTFNVCSGTGYALKDVLAMMSDLAGYQPEIKVNMAFVRANEVHTLIGSNAKLREAIGAQPTIALRDTLQWMLEAEE
- a CDS encoding glycosyltransferase family 4 protein is translated as MRILIDLQGTQGASRHRGIGRYSLALAQAMARNRGDHEIIIALNGMLHDSIEPIRAAFEGLLPQENIRVWHAAGPVPPLTPENTWRRRTAELLRNAFLESLQPDILHITSLFEGYGDDAVHSICGTSIPTAVTFYDLIPLLQSEQYLTPNPLYEAFYREKLAHLKRANIYLAISESARQECIDNLGVAADEAVNIGAAAEVGFKPISITERDKRSLRNHFGLERSFVMYSGATDERKNHLRLIKAFSLLPKTLRENCQLAIVGRLPNDHREKFEKYAELCGLGSDDVVITGSVSDKELVQLYNLCDLFVFPSLHEGFGLPALEAMSCGAPVIGANTSSLPEVIGRRDALFDPFDEKAISRKMAEVLTNTRLRDELAEHGLKQARNFSWDESAKRAISAFERWHAKQGKTASRNNEAFDNDSAIASLVEKIARLNNPSTNDDDWLKTAQAITLNHCRTAKRQLLIDISELAHRDSKTGIQRVVRSVLAELLINPPPDFSVEPVYATQHEPGYRYARQFLAQFLSKPSPELADDPIEVSSGDIFLGLDLQHHVVLQQAPFYAHLKRAGVQVHFVIYDLLPVLMPHVFPEGTSDIHDRWLRVLAQGDGVQCISRAVADEMAEWLSVNGPERLRPFKLGWFHLGADVARSVPTKGLPATADDVLDTLAHRPAFLMVGTIEPRKGQLQTLAAFERLWSEGVDVNLVMVGKHGWNVDLLVEMLHNHAERNRRLFWLDGVSDEYLEKIYAASDCLIAASEGEGFGLPLIEAAQHKLPIIARDIPVFREVAGNHALYFSGATPDTLANAVKEWLTLDKAGAAPQSNAMPWLTWKQSTQNLLDIILRGHWYRQWLPDGVHRFAGSDSRLGTQVGKRAGREMVSTRKAGYLIFGPYLSLASGHYRVVIRGELGGTAEARMDVAVDQGQRILAESALREPDAGGHLLVLPIELDAPCTDLEVRVWVNSRTDLSISVIEVAPRLDNQEEDDAHSANESDSLTSEPLAATTAQQLRHSSVTAA
- a CDS encoding glycosyltransferase family 4 protein — translated: MKLILAVDAIVPPLTGIGRYTWELARHYTLPQIGLDQARFFFAGRWVKDPASLLQPATAQPRRRKGLLPRMPASWRRWNMRRQMRSHVFHSPNYFLPDAVDGGIVTVHDLSVFKYPETHPAERLRHFEQGFASTLKRAAHLITDSEAVRAEVVEYFGWPRDKVTAIRLGVPTEFGPRPHAELRAALEQYGLAPGAYALCVSTLEPRKRVDRLLTAYGTLPSALRESCPLVLAGSKGWLSDGLQEQIVRGQSEGWLHYLGFVPEPVLPLLYAGARAFLYPSVYEGFGLPVLEALASGVPTLTSDCSSLPEVADGAAWLVQPDDHAALYEGIAKVLSDEAWRAQAVERGLQVAQQHSWARCAAGTLEVCRQFA
- a CDS encoding glycosyltransferase family 4 protein, whose translation is MIRRRSLLEIYLLLRLAQWSPHRWVNAARVAVQSRTASKAAPGSDGRPRQLLVDVSIIARNDAGSGIQRVVRALLLCVLQSPPDGFVVRPVQATRKQGYRYADNYLVKLSGQPRSDSSDSEVVQVAAGDVFLGLDLTSRILPRRQSELLRWRQQGVKLAVVVYDLLPVLHPDWFTPIARKAFPRWLATLAVHADALFCISASVAKQADDWLRRQYSMQPATLPTRWFHLGADLVASQLPSNQGESPRYAQFEEGSGPVILMVGTIEPRKGHAQVLDALDILWEQGGNVKLVIVGKPGWHMEAMAARLRQHPEAGKRLIWLERAGDAELSHLYCRSNGLVMASEAEGFGLPLVEAAQHGIPLLVRDIEVFREIAGAHASYFAAGTGAELAPVLARWLDQLQAGSAPDSRSMPWLTWSESAMQLKKLLATLPC
- a CDS encoding CatB-related O-acetyltransferase, with amino-acid sequence MISDLVSEDIRVSIGKGTYASSPPIIRPHHANNRIVIGNYCCLAHDVTIFAGGNHPMGYLTMHPLKLYLGKGSFEDWSADCGDDAETTTIGNDVWIGHGATILSGVKIGDGAVIGAHTVVASDVPPYAIVAGNPAKLIRKRFSEPQIEQLLKLGWWNWPREHIEEAAEYLCSGDLDALLAFAGEKRGVSSPCSSIHQSAT